One genomic region from Terriglobus aquaticus encodes:
- a CDS encoding capsule assembly Wzi family protein, with the protein MDRRCHTWRKRIVTVAAVLGTQIALSAAATAQDDLSLQDRERIIEASRGTAGSPPIPMDSWIYSAAMRLHELGYLSTLYVGLRPYTRISLAHALLLSRESIAEDEINYGNAEESVALDKALTEELAPELNQLDSHRTVVEQAYARVRGINGPVLNDSFHLGQTYVNDYGRPFQQGVNGLVGASGYVTRGRFNLYLRGEYQHAPSAPGYSAQVAAILAAGDGVSQTVPHFTIPAGPIPQRDQFRMLNALASAHLAGHQVSFGRSDEWLGPARGGAMTWSTNAEPIYAFRINRIEPLYIPVLSRITGPFRYEFFVGSLKGHDTPNAPWVHMEKASFKPTKDIEFGFARTALWGGKGHVPVTLGTFFRSFFSPAGVQPAVKLSRDDPGARFSTFDFDFRIPAWEHLLDLYADTFVHDNVFPVSNPRRAAVRTGLLISRLPGAPKLDLRLEGAYTDVDDKQSVGGSFLFAEAVYADAYTNRSFMLGDPLGREDKGGNAWLTYHRSPRQDFQVEYRMVKAAKDFVPLGTTQHDFSFNARVRPSASWEIKGSVQQELTRAPLIDSQQRRPFGATVQLTWFPK; encoded by the coding sequence TTGGATAGACGTTGTCATACCTGGCGTAAGCGCATTGTGACTGTAGCTGCCGTCCTGGGAACGCAGATCGCTTTGAGTGCTGCCGCTACTGCACAGGATGACTTGAGCCTTCAGGATCGAGAGCGGATCATCGAGGCCTCACGTGGAACGGCGGGCTCGCCTCCTATCCCGATGGATAGCTGGATCTACTCAGCAGCGATGCGTCTGCATGAGCTTGGATACCTGTCGACCCTCTATGTGGGGTTGCGCCCTTATACCCGCATCTCACTCGCGCATGCTCTGCTGCTGTCGCGCGAGAGCATTGCTGAAGACGAGATCAACTATGGCAACGCGGAAGAGTCTGTTGCCCTGGACAAAGCTCTCACGGAAGAGTTGGCGCCGGAGCTGAATCAGCTCGACTCGCATCGGACGGTGGTGGAGCAGGCGTATGCACGCGTGCGTGGCATAAACGGTCCAGTTCTCAACGACAGCTTTCATCTTGGCCAGACGTATGTGAACGATTACGGGCGTCCCTTCCAGCAGGGTGTGAACGGCCTGGTCGGTGCGAGCGGTTACGTGACTCGCGGCCGCTTCAACCTGTACCTGCGCGGCGAGTACCAGCACGCGCCCAGTGCACCGGGCTACTCAGCGCAGGTGGCTGCAATCCTTGCCGCTGGGGACGGAGTGAGTCAAACCGTGCCTCATTTCACGATCCCTGCCGGCCCCATTCCTCAGCGCGATCAGTTCCGCATGCTCAACGCACTCGCCTCCGCGCACCTCGCCGGGCACCAAGTGAGCTTTGGAAGGAGCGATGAATGGCTGGGCCCCGCCCGTGGTGGAGCGATGACGTGGTCAACCAACGCGGAGCCTATTTATGCCTTTCGGATCAACCGGATCGAACCGTTGTATATTCCGGTACTCTCGCGCATCACCGGCCCGTTTCGTTACGAGTTCTTCGTTGGCAGTTTGAAAGGGCATGACACGCCCAACGCTCCCTGGGTCCACATGGAGAAAGCCAGCTTCAAACCTACGAAAGATATCGAGTTCGGCTTTGCACGCACCGCGCTGTGGGGCGGCAAGGGTCACGTACCTGTGACCCTTGGCACGTTCTTCCGCAGCTTCTTCAGTCCCGCCGGTGTGCAGCCTGCCGTCAAGCTCTCCCGAGATGATCCCGGCGCTCGCTTCAGCACCTTCGATTTCGATTTCCGCATTCCAGCCTGGGAGCATCTTCTTGATCTCTACGCCGACACCTTTGTTCACGACAACGTCTTTCCAGTGTCGAATCCGAGGCGCGCAGCGGTAAGAACCGGTCTGCTGATCTCTCGTCTGCCCGGTGCACCGAAGCTTGATCTTAGGTTGGAGGGCGCCTATACCGACGTGGATGATAAGCAGAGTGTGGGCGGTAGCTTTCTCTTCGCTGAAGCTGTTTACGCGGATGCATACACCAACCGGTCGTTCATGCTCGGCGATCCCCTAGGCCGCGAGGACAAGGGAGGGAATGCATGGCTCACCTACCATCGCTCGCCAAGACAGGACTTTCAGGTGGAATACAGGATGGTGAAGGCAGCGAAGGACTTTGTTCCACTCGGAACGACTCAGCACGATTTCTCTTTCAATGCCCGAGTGAGACCAAGCGCATCGTGGGAGATCAAAGGCAGCGTTCAGCAGGAGTTGACCCGAGCGCCCCTCATCGACTCGCAGCAAAGACGTCCATTCGGAGCTACGGTACAGCTCACGTGGTTTCCGAAATAG
- a CDS encoding glycosyl hydrolase: protein MIEAVVVWNEPNNLSHWNFHLDPGWQQFAAMVKEGAAAMRSVNPVLPIVLGGVSSGDPDWLRLQAGYGVMEHVDAVAIHGFPLDWNHWQLTEWPEKIREAEQVTGRPVWVTEVGCSSFGLEEVAQMGFRRTIDLLRGRTPRIHWYSLYDLPPSWPAETRHKEAEGSSYYRHYYLGLLRHDGTPKLAAADFPTDGSVGLCQWFHWQDHRLDDAVAWMREHEVQNLRTGLSWADAYRPDAEAWFDHVFTQLWPFQVAMTLCFTPGHLGKEDHHTSPPLDNADFAEFAAWAVERYASPGQTVPVNPNSRSLYDLSQMRRRHAELNAQHQVTSPAQVSKEEVLAV from the coding sequence TTGATCGAAGCCGTCGTTGTCTGGAACGAGCCGAACAACCTGTCCCATTGGAACTTCCACCTGGACCCGGGCTGGCAGCAGTTCGCCGCCATGGTCAAAGAGGGTGCGGCGGCAATGCGCTCAGTGAACCCGGTGCTGCCCATCGTCCTGGGCGGTGTGTCGTCCGGCGACCCGGACTGGCTCCGCCTGCAGGCTGGCTACGGAGTCATGGAGCACGTCGATGCCGTTGCCATCCACGGCTTTCCGTTGGACTGGAATCACTGGCAGCTCACCGAGTGGCCGGAAAAGATTCGCGAAGCCGAACAGGTCACCGGACGACCGGTCTGGGTCACAGAGGTCGGCTGCTCGTCCTTTGGCTTGGAGGAAGTCGCCCAGATGGGCTTCCGCCGCACGATCGATCTCCTGCGCGGCAGAACTCCCCGCATCCACTGGTACTCGTTGTACGACCTGCCGCCAAGCTGGCCCGCAGAAACCCGCCATAAAGAGGCAGAGGGCTCCAGCTATTACCGGCATTACTATTTGGGCCTCTTGCGCCACGACGGCACGCCCAAGCTGGCCGCCGCGGACTTCCCAACGGACGGCTCCGTGGGCCTGTGCCAGTGGTTCCACTGGCAGGACCATCGCCTCGACGATGCGGTCGCTTGGATGCGTGAGCACGAGGTGCAAAATCTGCGCACCGGGCTGAGCTGGGCCGATGCGTACCGCCCGGACGCCGAGGCCTGGTTCGACCACGTCTTCACCCAGCTTTGGCCCTTCCAGGTCGCCATGACCCTGTGTTTCACGCCGGGGCACCTGGGCAAGGAAGACCACCACACCAGCCCGCCGCTGGACAACGCCGACTTTGCCGAGTTTGCCGCCTGGGCCGTGGAACGCTACGCCTCCCCTGGCCAGACCGTTCCGGTCAACCCCAACTCCCGATCGCTGTATGACCTTTCCCAAATGCGTCGCCGCCACGCCGAGCTGAACGCGCAGCACCAGGTCACCAGCCCCGCACAAGTCTCGAAAGAAGAGGTCCTCGCCGTTTGA
- a CDS encoding ATP-binding protein yields the protein MSVELSAPIVAQEPADVPATPLEGCAQELIRTPGAIQRHGFLLGLDAEQQTVILASENAEEFLGVPVKLILGGSLDLLFERELLAALRQVNCRVDPSGMVSYLGAFQIRKELFSVITHCVESTRILEFERQDRLVGAEMMNAVITNFVGTLARLKTRQELCQAFTDQFAALTGFDRCLLYCFDNEGHGTVLTESNSGRLPSYLDLRFPATDIPAQARELYVLNTVRIIPNANYTPSPIVRISENPGAAAAGTQAIPAFDLSLSVLRSVSPVHLEYMRNMGTLSSMSVSIVVDGQLWGLISGHHAEPRTIPFLVRSACDMLSKMVGTQLNAFRTADRLHDLVEFHAVQRELLTQIAAETDYIPALATRMDRLLKVTHASGVALSDFGTVYTTGRVPPKRVLTQIVNWLDTKGEFEVYATRTLGAELPAVASSAAEASGLLAIRISDLSQRYILWFKPEILETVTWAGEPVKNVDSNERLHPRTSFAQWQQTFHGQSERWSNVETESATEFRNALVTISLQRAEEEAELSSARFLQLTHSLPTKVFTCNAEGMLTYVNQRWREDGLSDSGLWFGDGRLAPEDEARVRALWEEAVVDQREVLEAEVRVRSNGADRWNLVRLTPFRRVGKRPAGWVGFLLDLTERREREDALRIAEKLALSGRMTSVIAHEINNPLESITNLMYLLRLEAGDTGNAGEYIGMAEAELERISGITKQTLRWNREDRAAEEDFLASAMFGEVLRLFQGKTRNRMIAVHKRYAEDIVVHGVIGQIRQVLANLISNALDAARVGGNVTLNAVYDGDDTVLSVTDDGAGIPESMRKHVFQPFFSTKGDLGNGLGLYISHEIVERHHGKLEIDSAEGKGTTVRVRLPRHPSEPVVSASQ from the coding sequence ATGTCAGTTGAATTGAGCGCTCCCATAGTGGCGCAAGAGCCAGCAGATGTTCCTGCAACCCCTCTGGAAGGTTGCGCGCAGGAGTTGATTCGCACCCCGGGGGCGATCCAGCGGCACGGGTTCCTGCTTGGCCTGGACGCCGAGCAGCAGACCGTCATTCTTGCCAGCGAGAATGCCGAAGAGTTCCTTGGAGTCCCGGTCAAGCTGATCCTGGGTGGATCGCTGGATCTGCTGTTTGAGCGCGAACTGCTTGCGGCGCTTCGCCAGGTGAACTGCCGCGTAGACCCGTCCGGCATGGTCAGCTACCTGGGCGCGTTCCAGATCCGGAAGGAACTGTTCTCGGTCATCACGCATTGCGTGGAAAGCACGCGCATCCTGGAGTTCGAACGCCAGGACCGGTTGGTGGGCGCCGAGATGATGAACGCCGTCATCACCAACTTTGTGGGGACCCTGGCGCGGCTGAAGACCCGCCAGGAACTGTGCCAGGCGTTCACCGACCAGTTTGCCGCTCTGACCGGCTTTGATCGGTGCCTGCTGTACTGCTTTGACAACGAGGGTCACGGCACCGTGTTGACGGAGTCGAACAGCGGACGCCTGCCCAGCTACTTGGACCTGCGCTTCCCTGCCACTGACATTCCGGCGCAGGCGCGCGAGCTGTACGTCCTAAATACCGTTCGCATTATCCCCAACGCGAACTACACCCCGTCTCCCATTGTGCGTATCTCCGAGAACCCGGGTGCAGCTGCTGCTGGCACGCAGGCGATTCCGGCGTTTGACCTGTCTCTTTCGGTTCTGCGTTCCGTATCGCCGGTTCACCTGGAGTACATGCGCAACATGGGAACGCTGTCTTCCATGAGTGTGTCCATCGTGGTGGACGGCCAACTGTGGGGCCTGATCAGCGGCCACCATGCCGAGCCACGCACGATTCCATTCCTGGTCCGATCGGCCTGCGACATGCTGTCCAAGATGGTTGGGACGCAGTTGAATGCGTTCCGCACGGCAGACCGGCTGCACGACCTGGTCGAGTTCCATGCGGTGCAGAGGGAGTTGCTAACGCAGATCGCGGCGGAAACCGACTACATCCCGGCGCTCGCCACCCGCATGGATCGGCTGCTGAAGGTTACGCACGCCTCGGGCGTGGCTTTGTCGGACTTCGGAACGGTGTACACCACGGGCCGGGTGCCGCCGAAGCGTGTCCTGACCCAGATTGTGAACTGGCTGGATACCAAGGGCGAATTCGAGGTCTACGCAACCCGCACCCTGGGCGCCGAACTGCCCGCGGTCGCGTCTTCCGCCGCGGAGGCAAGCGGTCTGCTCGCAATTCGAATTTCAGATCTGTCGCAGCGCTACATCCTGTGGTTCAAGCCGGAGATTCTGGAAACGGTGACCTGGGCCGGCGAACCCGTAAAGAACGTGGACAGCAACGAACGCTTGCATCCGCGAACCAGTTTCGCCCAGTGGCAGCAAACGTTTCACGGCCAGAGCGAACGCTGGAGCAACGTGGAAACCGAATCCGCTACAGAGTTCCGCAATGCGCTGGTAACGATCAGCCTGCAGCGCGCGGAGGAAGAAGCCGAGCTGAGCTCTGCCCGGTTCCTGCAGTTGACCCACAGCCTGCCCACCAAGGTATTCACCTGCAATGCGGAAGGCATGCTGACCTATGTGAATCAGCGCTGGCGAGAGGATGGCCTGAGCGACAGCGGCTTGTGGTTCGGAGATGGCCGCCTGGCTCCCGAAGACGAAGCCCGGGTCAGGGCTCTGTGGGAAGAGGCTGTCGTCGATCAACGGGAAGTTCTGGAGGCGGAGGTTCGCGTGCGCAGCAACGGCGCCGACCGCTGGAACCTGGTGCGCCTTACACCGTTTCGCAGGGTGGGCAAGCGGCCCGCGGGCTGGGTTGGATTTCTGCTGGACCTGACCGAGCGGCGGGAGCGCGAAGATGCCCTGCGCATCGCGGAAAAGCTTGCCCTGAGCGGACGCATGACCAGCGTGATCGCGCACGAAATCAACAACCCGCTGGAATCCATCACCAACCTGATGTACCTGCTGCGGCTGGAAGCGGGCGACACCGGAAACGCCGGCGAGTACATTGGCATGGCGGAAGCTGAGCTGGAGCGGATCAGCGGCATCACCAAGCAGACGCTGCGCTGGAATCGGGAAGATCGCGCTGCGGAAGAGGACTTCCTGGCATCCGCGATGTTTGGCGAGGTTCTGCGCCTTTTCCAGGGCAAGACGCGCAACCGCATGATCGCGGTTCACAAGCGCTATGCCGAAGACATCGTGGTGCATGGCGTCATCGGGCAGATTCGGCAGGTGCTGGCAAATCTGATCTCCAACGCGCTGGACGCGGCGCGCGTGGGCGGCAACGTAACCCTGAACGCCGTGTATGACGGGGACGATACCGTGCTGAGCGTGACCGACGATGGCGCGGGCATTCCGGAATCGATGCGGAAGCATGTGTTTCAGCCCTTCTTTTCAACCAAGGGCGACCTGGGCAACGGGCTGGGCTTGTACATCTCGCACGAAATCGTCGAGCGTCACCACGGCAAGCTGGAAATCGACTCGGCAGAGGGCAAGGGCACCACGGTCCGGGTACGCCTGCCGCGGCATCCTTCGGAACCGGTCGTGTCCGCCTCCCAGTAA
- a CDS encoding biliverdin-producing heme oxygenase, whose translation MDAKLLREATRPEHEATEAMVPLMHPDLTRAEYVVVLQRFYEAIRAWEAVAARRVPPAYADLVRQRSRRAALEADLRFFQADFRSDLPAGVVEQIEHLLADAPADAPEQAGRFLGAMYVVEGSTLGGQYIASHVESVLGLTAGEGTAFFRGYGSSTVPKWREFQRVLMDLPDIYSDEAIGAAKEMFGVFRRCLSKSSEADQNALFMT comes from the coding sequence ATGGATGCAAAGCTGCTGCGCGAGGCGACGCGGCCCGAGCACGAAGCGACCGAAGCGATGGTCCCCCTGATGCACCCGGACCTGACACGGGCGGAATACGTGGTTGTGCTGCAACGCTTTTATGAAGCGATCCGTGCGTGGGAAGCGGTAGCGGCGAGACGGGTTCCACCGGCCTACGCGGACCTGGTGCGGCAACGGAGCCGGCGCGCGGCGCTGGAAGCCGATCTCCGGTTTTTCCAGGCGGATTTCCGGAGCGATCTCCCGGCTGGGGTTGTCGAGCAGATCGAGCATCTACTGGCAGACGCACCCGCAGACGCACCAGAGCAAGCCGGCCGTTTTCTGGGAGCCATGTATGTTGTGGAGGGTTCCACGCTGGGAGGCCAGTACATTGCCAGCCACGTGGAGTCGGTTCTGGGGCTGACCGCCGGCGAAGGCACCGCCTTTTTCCGCGGATACGGCTCCTCCACAGTGCCGAAATGGCGGGAGTTTCAGCGCGTTCTGATGGACCTGCCGGATATCTACAGCGACGAAGCGATCGGCGCGGCGAAGGAAATGTTTGGCGTGTTCCGCCGGTGCCTCTCAAAGAGCTCTGAAGCGGACCAAAACGCTTTGTTCATGACTTAG